From Temnothorax longispinosus isolate EJ_2023e unplaced genomic scaffold, Tlon_JGU_v1 HiC_scaffold_35, whole genome shotgun sequence:
tacaagagaaattacaaatgtacatatacCTCAAACATAAAGGTATCGACTTCCTCTCTGATATCGAAATCAGTCATAAGATCATCACGAGATGCCGCTATTAGAAGATCCAACATTGCAAGTCGTTTTTTTGGTACTAAATGTGTAAGCATGTGGGAATCAATTTcattatctaatttttctgtaatgtttttattacataacatTGACTAcgttaagaatttaaaatatacatttaaattttaaactatGTAATACTAGtaagttgtaaaatataaattatgatattaagGAACAGTTACTGATTACATTACGTACTTCCTATCGGTTCTGCGTCATCTCTCTCTGCCAACGTGTCATTGCCAAAGCTTTTTAAGTATTGACCATTAGTGCGATCATGATAAAGTTTTCTTTCAGcgataatctatataaataaaacattaatgtttctttaatgATTTATACACAGACTTCCGTGTGCTACTAGATTACTACCTCTGTAGCCAGAACTGAAGCAAAGTTGAGGAAATATCGGCAGCCATTTTCTGGGAGGCATCACATTTACCCGATGTTTAATTGGCATGTAGATGCAAATGCTTCTTCTTATGAGAACGATTCTTTGCAGACACACAATATTACACACGGAAAAACAAACTCTGTACACAATAAAATTTGCCTCTCAAAAAATGGCTGCCACTATCCCCACATTGAAATATTGCCTCACTTTTCAACAGGCCGATCGGCCGAAAGTAGCGGTCTAGTAGTATATATAGTAGATTTGtggatttatataaattaataatgcattattagcaatatctatataattattattgtgtgGTCAATATTTATGAActattttacaatgtttttATACAATAGTCGTAGAATCagttatgtaattttttaaagtagataatgttcaaatataatatattaattagtgtAGCATTATTACGTACTTGTTCAGTAAAtccatgtaatatttttagcaTCTTTCTTTGCTCTCTACCTTTTGACGTCAACGAAAATATCCAATTGTTATACAACCATGGCCTCAccattctaaaaaattaatgaatattagaCATGATACTTTAAGAAgataatagtataattttgtaaaacttatctttaatttttttatatatttttacaattagtaatatttctgtaacCATATAAGAAAGAAGtacatttacaataaatactaataaaatgaTGTTAAATCGAGATAATAGAATCTTATATagtataaacattatataagtattttttttaactatttactCTTATATTAAAGATCCATCCAACTATATATTTGACTGTACAATCTGTGCATGTTGTTTCATAATGTTGCggtatttaacatttaaaatactttaaacaatatttatttttaaaataaacaatttaataattcatatgtgatttataaatttttaattaccacccagaataatgttttatcataagtattattatttattttgatataattgtaCAACAATATGAATCTATGTCcttaaaatagaatatgaATATACCGCAGtgtgttatttattacaactataaattattatacctataaattaaaagtttgccTATCTGATGAACCGCTTCTCGATACCGCTGCTGGAACGTATCATGGCCATGTAGAGAAGTACCCATGGCAGTTTCTGCAAACACATTTGTAAGAGTATCAtgatatcataatatatattattatatattctatgttaaaaatatcttacaaataatatttgaatcaGTATGTTgtgatattgatattttcaataaagataTTGTATTTTGTCTTATATCATTTgtcaatagaaataaaattctgtacAGTAATAAACACGACGTCATACCACATATTGCATTCAGCGTATATTTACTGACAAACGgtattaaatcttttacaaCTGTTCCTCCTGTATGTTTCAAAGACTTGGTCATGCTCTCGCCTTCTTCAATCAAAATCTCAACAAAattctgtaatatattaaaatgaaatgtaGGGGTCAATATCTTTCTTCGTGAATGCCATTTGGCGCCtgaaatataaacaatataattgtgAGATAACgatgtaaaacaaatattgcggtgagatatatattttgttatttaattttgaatttatcgatttttaatgACCATCGACTATTTCAAAGCCCATTTTGAGTTCCTCGCATCTAGTAATGAGTTACATAGTAATCGATAGATATGGTTCTTTGAAATAGTTGATAGGTGCCGACTTTGTGGAGCCAATGCACCTTttacccccccccctcccgaaaatttcattatcgggagaagaggggggggggacaAAAAGTGCATTGCCCTCACAAAGTCGGCGCCTATGACCATATCtgtcgattatattatttgtcaataaaaataaaattttatcgttattaatattactctAATTAAAgcttattatgtattaatattattactttaattaaaggtgattgattggaaaaaatttaaaaaagtttctcTTGTGTGATAATAATTGACCAATCCGATATTGAGAATATGCGAGATCtgtttaaaatgaaaataatcctaaattttgtctttataattttttatgtttacaatTTATTGGATTTTGTCTTCTTCGAGATATGTTCCTTCTCATTAATTTGACACATCACTCTCGCGCAATATTTTCACTTCTGGAAATATCTCCAAGTCAAAGGCCAGGTCGAGAAATAGGGAAACTAAGGAAGCATGATTATCTTTGTTTTTGTAGAATTCAAGAGATCAGCAGCGATGTGCGCACGATCGCGTTGTTGTAATGAAGAAACCATGAGTTGTTTTTCCACAGTTCAAGCCTTCTTCTCCTAACACTTTCTCGACTGGCTTTcacgaattattttttctttttccaaaaCAAACGGCGTAGAAGTAGAAAGTGGTGCCAGAAGaaacatattttgaaaaagacaGGGAGTAAGTTGTAAGCAAACccctaaaaattat
This genomic window contains:
- the LOC139824391 gene encoding cytochrome P450 4C1-like isoform X3, with the translated sequence MRRNISRRRQNPINCAKWHSRRKILTPTFHFNILQNFVEILIEEGESMTKSLKHTGGTVVKDLIPFVSKYTLNAICETAMGTSLHGHDTFQQRYREAVHQIGKLLIYRMVRPWLYNNWIFSLTSKGREQRKMLKILHGFTEQIIAERKLYHDRTNGQYLKSFGNDTLAERDDAEPIGIPKKRLAMLDLLIAASRDDLMTDFDIREEVDTFMFEGHDTTAMGLCFILALLAEHRDIQDRVRNEVNTALQENGEKFTMKLLQDLPYLDRCIKEGLRLYPSVFLISRITAEDVKLQSYVVPAGTIINLNIYAIHRDPNFWPNPEVFDPDRFLPERKRNRHPYSYLPFSAGPRNCIGQRFAILELKAMIASLIHNFYLEPIDYLKNLRIQADLVLRPAHTLCVKFIPVCETNASL
- the LOC139824391 gene encoding cytochrome P450 4C1-like isoform X4; protein product: MITTILILLILILLMYNYYVHHERNGRLINLIPGPPSYPIIGNVLQYLGSQEELWKALVTRNNQYPIFKIWEIFLPVVFIHQPDDLEAILTSSKHIEKSFFYNILHPWFGTGLLTSKGAKWHSRRKILTPTFHFNILQNFVEILIEEGESMTKSLKHTGGTVVKDLIPFVSKYTLNAICETAMGTSLHGHDTFQQRYREAVHQIGKLLIYRMVRPWLYNNWIFSLTSKGREQRKMLKILHGFTEQIIAERKLYHDRTNGQYLKSFGNDTLAERDDAEPIGIPKKRLAMLDLLIAASRDDLMTDFDIREEVDTFMFEGHDTTAMGLCFILALLAEHRDIQIRL